One Phaseolus vulgaris cultivar G19833 chromosome 4, P. vulgaris v2.0, whole genome shotgun sequence DNA window includes the following coding sequences:
- the LOC137837327 gene encoding aquaporin SIP1-1-like isoform X2, whose amino-acid sequence MRLTMVLITLALSSSLRSSLSLLPSSPSLVMPWAVPASTRPVMLHPTPLVLAMTLFSQWLSASLLRLWDIAGKCGHGGACVVVLETCNVKVLGSVGGVLAVMEYMPQKYRHLIEGPSLKVSLHTGALAEGVLTFVITFVVLLIMIKGPRSASAKTLLMAISTLVLITVGATYTGPAMNPAFAFGWAYFGKWHDKWDHFYVYWICPFVGSILAAWLFRIVFPPPPPVVKQKKA is encoded by the exons ATGCGTCTTACAATGGTTTTGATTACGCTGGCGCTGTCATCATCACTTCGCTCATCTTTATCCTTGTTACCATCTTCACCTTCATTGGTAATGCCTTGGGCGGTGCCAGCTTCAACCCGACCGGTAATGCTTCATCCTACGCCGCTGGTGTTGGCGATGACACTCTTTTCTCAATGGCTCTCCGCTTCCCTGCTCAG GTTGTGGGACATTGCTGGTAAATGTGGCCATGGTGGTGCATGTGTTGTGGTTTTGGAGACCTGCAACGTCAAG GTACTGGGTTCAGTGGGTGGTGTTCTGGCTGTTATGGAGTATATGCCACAGAAATACAGACACTTGATTGAAGGGCCTTCTTTGAAGGTTAGCTTGCATACTGGAGCTCTAGCAGAAGGGGTGCTGACATTTGTGATCACATTTGTTGTTCTCCTCATCATGATCAAGGGTCCTCGCAGTGCCTCTGCAAAGACTTTGTTGATGGCAATCTCAACTTTGGTTTTGATCACAGTTGGTGCTACTTACACGGGACCAGCTATGAACCCTGCCTTT GCATTTGGTTGGGCATACTTTGGGAAATGGCACGACAAATGGGATCACTTCTATGTATACTGGATCTGCCCATTCGTTGGATCAATACTGGCTGCATGGCTGTTCCGTATTGTCTTTCCCCCACCACCACCAGTGGTAAAGCAGAAGAAAGCCTGA
- the LOC137837327 gene encoding aquaporin SIP1-1-like isoform X1 has protein sequence MVSVIKAAIGDLVLTFFWVVFSSMLGLATDVIKTALDLRHASYNGFDYAGAVIITSLIFILVTIFTFIGNALGGASFNPTGNASSYAAGVGDDTLFSMALRFPAQVLGSVGGVLAVMEYMPQKYRHLIEGPSLKVSLHTGALAEGVLTFVITFVVLLIMIKGPRSASAKTLLMAISTLVLITVGATYTGPAMNPAFAFGWAYFGKWHDKWDHFYVYWICPFVGSILAAWLFRIVFPPPPPVVKQKKA, from the exons ATGGTTAGTGTAATAAAAGCAGCCATTGGAGATTTGGTGTTGACCTTCTTTTGGGTCGTGTTTTCCTCCATGTTGGGTTTGGCCACCGATGTCATAAAAACAGCTCTTGATCTTCGTCATGCGTCTTACAATGGTTTTGATTACGCTGGCGCTGTCATCATCACTTCGCTCATCTTTATCCTTGTTACCATCTTCACCTTCATTGGTAATGCCTTGGGCGGTGCCAGCTTCAACCCGACCGGTAATGCTTCATCCTACGCCGCTGGTGTTGGCGATGACACTCTTTTCTCAATGGCTCTCCGCTTCCCTGCTCAG GTACTGGGTTCAGTGGGTGGTGTTCTGGCTGTTATGGAGTATATGCCACAGAAATACAGACACTTGATTGAAGGGCCTTCTTTGAAGGTTAGCTTGCATACTGGAGCTCTAGCAGAAGGGGTGCTGACATTTGTGATCACATTTGTTGTTCTCCTCATCATGATCAAGGGTCCTCGCAGTGCCTCTGCAAAGACTTTGTTGATGGCAATCTCAACTTTGGTTTTGATCACAGTTGGTGCTACTTACACGGGACCAGCTATGAACCCTGCCTTT GCATTTGGTTGGGCATACTTTGGGAAATGGCACGACAAATGGGATCACTTCTATGTATACTGGATCTGCCCATTCGTTGGATCAATACTGGCTGCATGGCTGTTCCGTATTGTCTTTCCCCCACCACCACCAGTGGTAAAGCAGAAGAAAGCCTGA
- the LOC137837328 gene encoding syntaxin-related protein KNOLLE translates to MNDLMTKSFTSYVDLKKAAMKDVDLEAGMAVPPDVELTSSITHLDTDMGLFLEEAEKVKTEMGSLRDILGSLQQANEESKSLHKAEALKALRGRINADIVAVLKKARVIRTQLEEMDRANAANRRLSGLKDGTPAIYRTRIAVTNGLRKKLKELMMEFQGLRQRMMSEYKDTVGRRYFTVTGEHPDEEVIEKIIANGNEEEVLGKAIQEHGRGKVLETVVEIQDRHDAAKEVEKSLLELHQVFLDMAVMVEAQGEKMDDIEHHVLHASHYVKDGNKNLQSAKHYQKSSRKWMCIGIILLLILILVIVIPVATSLSSS, encoded by the exons ATGAACGATCTAATGACCAAGTCCTTCACCAGCTACGTGGATTTAAAGAAAGCCGCGATGAAAGACGTTGATTTGGAAGCGGGTATGGCTGTTCCTCCCGATGTGGAACTAACCTCTTCCATAACCCACTTGGACACTGACATGGGCCTCTTCTTGGAAGAGGCTGAGAAGGTGAAGACGGAAATGGGGTCCCTCAGAGACATCCTCGGCAGCTTGCAGCAGGCCAACGAGGAGAGCAAGTCTCTGCACAAGGCCGAGGCGCTCAAGGCTCTCAGGGGCAGGATCAATGCCGACATTGTAGCAGTCCTAAAGAAGGCCAGGGTAATCCGGACCCAGCTCGAGGAGATGGACCGGGCCAACGCCGCCAATCGGAGGCTCTCTGGTCTGAAGGACGGCACGCCGGCCATCTACCGGACCCGGATCGCCGTTACCAATGGGCTGAGGAAGAAGctgaaggagctgatgatggagtttcAGGGGTTGAGACAGAGGATGATGAGTGAGTACAAGGATACTGTGGGGCGAAG GTACTTCACAGTGACTGGGGAGCACCCAGATGAGGAGGTGATTGAGAAGATCATTGCCAATGGTAATGAGGAAGAGGTTTTGGGGAAGGCGATTCAGGAACATGGGAGAGGGAAGGTTCTGGAAACGGTGGTGGAGATTCAGGACAGGCATGATGCTGCTAAGGAAGTGGAAAAGAGTTTGCTGGAGCTGCACCAGGTGTTTCTGGACATGGCTGTGATGGTTGaggcacagggtgagaaaatggATGACATTGAGCATCACGTGCTGCACGCTTCACACTATGTTAAGGATGGGAACAAGAATCTACAGAGTGCAAAGCATTACCAGAAGAGTAGCAGGAAGTGGATGTGTATTGGGATCATACTGCTGCTCATTCTTATTCTGGTTATTGTTATTCCTGTGGCCACCAGTTTAAGCAGTTCTTGA